A window of Esox lucius isolate fEsoLuc1 chromosome 18, fEsoLuc1.pri, whole genome shotgun sequence contains these coding sequences:
- the tube1 gene encoding tubulin epsilon chain isoform X2 produces MTQSVVVQVGQCGNQVGCRFWDLALREHSHVNKAVLVDMEEGVVNEILQGPLREVFDSTQLITDVSGSGNNWAVGHWTYGSAYKEVIVDQLRKTAEHCDCLQSFFLIHSMGGGTGSGLGTCVLKLLEEEFPEVCRIVASVYPSAEDDVVTSPYNSVLAMRELTEHADCVLPVENQSLVDIVNKIKHMSYSGNPGSMIKKDTAIISGRGGVSGAQKPFDAMNNIIANLLLNITSSARFEGSLNMDLNEIAMNLVPFPRLHYLVSSLTPLYTLSDVSIPTRRLDQMFTDAFSKDHQLIRADPKHSLYLACALMVRGNVQVSDLRRNIERLRPTLPFVSWNQEGWKTGLCGVPPVGHSHSLLALANNTCVKSTFMELRDRFAKLYRKKAHLHHYLLVDGMEQGCFTEASTSLSSLIEEYTQLDATKTRMIPDPTRLNIAT; encoded by the exons ATGACACAATCCGTAGTTGTACAAG TTGGACAGTGTGGCAACCAAGTGGGCTGCAGGTTTTGGGATCTTGCCTTGCGGGAGCATTCCCATGTCAACAAA GCGGTGCTGGTGGACATGGAGGAGGGTGTGGTCAATGAGATCCTACAAGGCCCGCTGAGAGAGGTGTTTGACAGCACGCAGCTCATCACGGACGTGTCCGGGTCTGGCAACAACTG GGCAGTGGGCCACTGGACATATGGCTCCGCCTACAAGGAAGTGATTGTGGACCAGCTGAGGAAGACAGCAGAACATTGTGACTGCCTGCAGAGCTTCTTCCTCATTCACTCAATGGGTGGAG GAACTGGGTCCGGCCTGGGCACATGTGTGTTGAAGCTTCTTGAGGAGGAGTTCCCGGAGGTGTGCCGCATCGTGGCCTCGGTCTACCCCTCGGCGGAGGACGATGTCGTCACGTCCCCCTACAACAGTGTCCTGGCCATGCGGGAGCTGACGGAGCACGCAGACTGCGTCCTACCCGTGGAGAATCAg TCGTTGGTGGACATTGTGAACAAGATCAAGCACATGTCCTACAGTGGGAACCCGGGTTCAATGATCAAGAAGGACACGGCCATCATTTCAGGCCGGGGGGGGGTCAGTGGAGCCCAGAAGCCCTTCGATGCCATGAATAACATCATAGCGAACCTGCTGCTCAATATCACCAG TTCAGCTCGTTTTGAGGGATCCCTCAACATGGACCTGAATGAGATTGCCATGAACTTGGTGCCCTTTCCTCGACTGCACTACCTGGTGTCCAGCCTCACCCCTCTCTACACTCTGTCTGACGTCAGCATCCCCACCAGAAG GCTCGACCAGATGTTCACAGATGCCTTCAGTAAAGACCACCAGCTGATCCGGGCGGACCCCAAACACAGCCTCTACCTGGCCTGTGCCCTCATGGTTCGGGGCAACGTGCAAGTGTCTGACCTGCGCAGGAACATTGAGAG ACTGAGGCCCACGCTGCCCTTTGTGTCTTGGAATCAGGAGGGCTGGAAGACCGGCCTGTGTGGCGTGCCCCCGGTGGGTCACTCCCACTCCCTACTGGCCCTGGCCAACAACACCTGTGTCAAGTCGACCTTCATGGAGCTCAGGGACCGCTTCGCCAAGCTCTATCGCAAGAAG gCTCACTTACATCACTACCTGCTTGTGGATGGAATGGAGCAGGGCTGCTTCACGGAGGCCagcacctccctctcctccctgatAGAGGAGTACACTCAGTTGGATGCTACCAAGACCAGGATGATTCCTGACCCTACCAGACTAAACATTGCAACCTGA
- the tube1 gene encoding tubulin epsilon chain isoform X1, protein MTQSVVVQVGQCGNQVGCRFWDLALREHSHVNKTGIYDEALSSFFRNVDSRRSHAGACDVVGGRIQSLKARAVLVDMEEGVVNEILQGPLREVFDSTQLITDVSGSGNNWAVGHWTYGSAYKEVIVDQLRKTAEHCDCLQSFFLIHSMGGGTGSGLGTCVLKLLEEEFPEVCRIVASVYPSAEDDVVTSPYNSVLAMRELTEHADCVLPVENQSLVDIVNKIKHMSYSGNPGSMIKKDTAIISGRGGVSGAQKPFDAMNNIIANLLLNITSSARFEGSLNMDLNEIAMNLVPFPRLHYLVSSLTPLYTLSDVSIPTRRLDQMFTDAFSKDHQLIRADPKHSLYLACALMVRGNVQVSDLRRNIERLRPTLPFVSWNQEGWKTGLCGVPPVGHSHSLLALANNTCVKSTFMELRDRFAKLYRKKAHLHHYLLVDGMEQGCFTEASTSLSSLIEEYTQLDATKTRMIPDPTRLNIAT, encoded by the exons ATGACACAATCCGTAGTTGTACAAG TTGGACAGTGTGGCAACCAAGTGGGCTGCAGGTTTTGGGATCTTGCCTTGCGGGAGCATTCCCATGTCAACAAA ACAGGAATCTATGATGAGGCTCTGAGCAGTTTCTTCCGGAATGTTGACTCCAG GAGAAGCCACGCTGGGGCTTGTGACGTGGTCGGTGGCAGGATCCAATCCCTGAAGGCCAGG GCGGTGCTGGTGGACATGGAGGAGGGTGTGGTCAATGAGATCCTACAAGGCCCGCTGAGAGAGGTGTTTGACAGCACGCAGCTCATCACGGACGTGTCCGGGTCTGGCAACAACTG GGCAGTGGGCCACTGGACATATGGCTCCGCCTACAAGGAAGTGATTGTGGACCAGCTGAGGAAGACAGCAGAACATTGTGACTGCCTGCAGAGCTTCTTCCTCATTCACTCAATGGGTGGAG GAACTGGGTCCGGCCTGGGCACATGTGTGTTGAAGCTTCTTGAGGAGGAGTTCCCGGAGGTGTGCCGCATCGTGGCCTCGGTCTACCCCTCGGCGGAGGACGATGTCGTCACGTCCCCCTACAACAGTGTCCTGGCCATGCGGGAGCTGACGGAGCACGCAGACTGCGTCCTACCCGTGGAGAATCAg TCGTTGGTGGACATTGTGAACAAGATCAAGCACATGTCCTACAGTGGGAACCCGGGTTCAATGATCAAGAAGGACACGGCCATCATTTCAGGCCGGGGGGGGGTCAGTGGAGCCCAGAAGCCCTTCGATGCCATGAATAACATCATAGCGAACCTGCTGCTCAATATCACCAG TTCAGCTCGTTTTGAGGGATCCCTCAACATGGACCTGAATGAGATTGCCATGAACTTGGTGCCCTTTCCTCGACTGCACTACCTGGTGTCCAGCCTCACCCCTCTCTACACTCTGTCTGACGTCAGCATCCCCACCAGAAG GCTCGACCAGATGTTCACAGATGCCTTCAGTAAAGACCACCAGCTGATCCGGGCGGACCCCAAACACAGCCTCTACCTGGCCTGTGCCCTCATGGTTCGGGGCAACGTGCAAGTGTCTGACCTGCGCAGGAACATTGAGAG ACTGAGGCCCACGCTGCCCTTTGTGTCTTGGAATCAGGAGGGCTGGAAGACCGGCCTGTGTGGCGTGCCCCCGGTGGGTCACTCCCACTCCCTACTGGCCCTGGCCAACAACACCTGTGTCAAGTCGACCTTCATGGAGCTCAGGGACCGCTTCGCCAAGCTCTATCGCAAGAAG gCTCACTTACATCACTACCTGCTTGTGGATGGAATGGAGCAGGGCTGCTTCACGGAGGCCagcacctccctctcctccctgatAGAGGAGTACACTCAGTTGGATGCTACCAAGACCAGGATGATTCCTGACCCTACCAGACTAAACATTGCAACCTGA
- the ccn6 gene encoding cellular communication network factor 6, whose amino-acid sequence MLSLLCSSLLVIVAQQSLCRAQNHGGQLSAPRGSRTVLERKQFCQWPCKCRAKPQCAPGVSSVLDGCGCCKSCARQIGDTCNERDICDPHKGMYCDFSKDLPRYEHGICAYLMAVGCDLNGVRYENGEAFQPSPLYKCTCIAGAIGCTPAFIQKPAALLGPAPLRSNAPRPAGLQSRPGASKKDQQETIYMAAMPAYRDPPLAWKKNCLVQTTPWSPCSKTCGLGISVRVNNDNGKCEMRKHRRLCLLRPCEKSVMRDVKIPRGQTCKPKFQAKKAETLTLSGCTSLKSFKPNYCGVCTDKRCCVPNKSKMVTVDFRCQDGANVRWNMQWITSCVCQRQCHAPGDMFAELRFL is encoded by the exons ATGCTATCTCTGCTTTGCTCGTCGCTCCTGGTTATTGTAgctcaacag TCTCTGTGCCGGGCCCAGAACCATGGCGGGCAGCTGTCCGCTCCGCGCGGCAGCAGAACCGTGTTGGAGAGGAAACAGTTCTGCCAGTGGCCCTGTAAGTGCCGGGCCAAGCCTCAGTGTGCCCCAGGGGTCAGCTCGGTGCTGGATGGCTGTGGCTGCTGTAAGAGCTGTGCCCGGCAGATTGGAGACACCTGCAACGAGCGGGACATCTGTGACCCCCATAAGGGCATGTACTGTGACTTCTCCAAAGACCTGCCACGATACGAGCATGGAATCTGTGCTT ACTTGATGGCGGTGGGCTGTGACCTGAACGGGGTCCGCTATGAGAACGGCGAGGCCTTCCAGCCCAGCCCACTTTATAAGTGCACGTGCATCGCGGGAGCCATCGGCTGCACCCCGGCCTTTATCCAGAAGCCAGCCGCTCTCCTGGGTCCCGCCCCTCTCAGGAGCAATGCGCCCCGGCCAGCTGGCCTCCAGAGCCGCCCCGGTGCCTCGAAGAAAGACCAGCAGGAAACAATCTACATGGCCGCCATGccag CTTACAGGGATCCCCCTTTAGCCTGGAAGAAGAACTGCCTGGTCCAGACCACTCCGTGGAGTCCGTGCTCTAAGACCTGCGGCCTGGGCATCTCAGTCCGGGTCAACAACGACAATGGCAAGTGCGAGATGAGGAAACACCGCCGCCTCTGCCTGCTGCGGCCGTGTGAGAAGAGCGTCATGAGAGACGTCAAG ATACCGAGGGGACAGACGTGCAAGCCTAAGTTCCAAGCCAAAAAGGCAGAGACGCTGACCCTGTCTGGGTGCACCAGCCTCAAGAGTTTCAAACCCAATTACTGTGGCGTCTGCACTGACAAGCGCTGCTGCGTACCCAACAAATCCAAAATGGTGACGGTCGACTTCAGGTGCCAGGACGGCGCCAACGTGCGCTGGAACATGCAGTGGATCACGTCCTGCGTGTGCCAGAGGCAGTGCCACGCCCCCGGGGACATGTTTGCAGAACTGCGCTTCCTCTAG